DNA from Arthrobacter sp. StoSoilB19:
GCTTTGGTGGCCGAACTCGTGCCGGAAAAATGGCGGTCAACCATCGCCACCCTGATGATGTCCGGCGTTCCCATCGGCGGCTCCCTCGCCGCGCTGGTGGGCATACCGCTGATTCCGGCCTTCGGCTGGCCCATCATGTTCCTCGTGGCCGTCGTCGCCCTGGTGGTGGTGATCCCGCTGGGGTTCCGCTACCTGCCGGAAACACTGGCACCCAAGACAACCGGCGGCAGCACCGCGAAGGAGTCCGTGGGATTCGGCTCCCTGCTCCGGGCGCCTTACCTCGGCACCAGCCTGCTGTTTGCCATCGGCACCCTGGTGACCCTGTTCGCCTGGTACGGGCTGGGCACCTGGCTGCCCAACCTGATGCAGCTGGCCGGGTACAACCTTGGCTCCGCCCTGACGTTCGCGCTGGCGCTCAACCTCGGCGCCGTGGCGGGCTCGGTGCTGACCGCCTGGGCCGGCACAAGGTTCGGGCCCATCCCCACGGCGATTGCGGCAGCGGCGGTGGCCGCCGTCGCCCTGGTGGTCCTGGTGTCCGGGCCGCCCGTCGCCGTCGTCTATTTCATGCTGGTGCTGGCCGGCGTGGGAACGCACGGCACCCAGTGCCTGATTATCGCGGCCGTGGCCAGCCACTATCCGGCACACCTCCGCGGTACTGCCCTTGGCTGGGCACTCGGCGTGGGCCGCATCGGGGCAGTGGCCGCACCGCAGGCCGGCGGGCTCCTGCTCGCAGCGGGCCTGGGCGTCAACTCAAACTTCCTGGCGTTTGCCGGAGCAGCCGCCGCAGCAGCAGTCCTGCTCGCAGCAGTCGGCATCAAAATCAAGAAATCAACAGCAGTAGGAGTTTCCAATGTCTAACGTCAAAGCGTCCACCGACGTCCTCGTGGTGGGCGGCGGCATGGCCGGGCTTGCCGGAGCGCTGGCGCTTCGCGAAAACGGCGCCGGCGTCACCCTGGTTGAAGTGGCACCGGCCTTCGGTGAAGTGGGTGCGGGCCTGCAGATGGCCCCCAACGCATCCCGCGTCCTGAAGCGCTGGGGCCTGCTGGAGAAGGCGCTGGAAATTGGCGTCCAGCCCAAGCACCTGGTGTTCCGCGACGCCATCACCGGCGAGGAGCTGACCCGCCAGACCCTGGGCGGTGAGTTCGAGGAGCGCTATGGCGCCCCCTACGTCGTCATCCACCGCAGCGACCTGCACCGGATCCTGCTCGAAGCCTGCCAGGAAGCCGGCGTCACCCTGGTGAACGACGTCCTGGTGCAGAAGGTGGAAACCGACGGCGACCGGGCCCGCGCTTACGCCGCCAAGGGCGAGGTCTTTGAAGCCGACGCCATCCTGGCTGCGGACGGGCTCAAGTCCACCTTGCGCGGCACCGTTGCCAATGACGGTCCGGTGAATTCGGCCTACGTGGCGTACCGCGGAACCGTGCCCATCACCGAGGAGACCCCGGCCGCGGACCTGGAGGACGTCATCGTCTACCTGGGACCGGACTGCCACCTGGTCCAGTACCCGCTGCGCAAGGGCCAGCTGCTCAACACCGTGGCGGTGTTCAAGTCCCCGTCCTTCGAGCGCGGCGAAGAGCAGTACGGCGGCGTGGACGAGCTCGAGGCAGCCTATAAGGACTGCGTCCCCGCTGTGCAGGAAGCCCTGAAGAACCTGGCCACCGGCATCCGCTGGCCCATGTACGACCGCGACCCCATCGAGAACTGGGTTTCCGGCCGCATGGCACTCATCGGCGACGCCGCCCACCCGATGCTGCAGTACCTGGCCCAGGGTGCCTGCCAGGCGCTGGAGGACGCGGCAGTCCTGCAGGACGTGGCCCGCGAAAAGGTCTTCACGCCCGAGGGCATCGACGCCGGCGCCTGGGAAG
Protein-coding regions in this window:
- a CDS encoding aromatic acid/H+ symport family MFS transporter, with the translated sequence MNHTTSAAAPQRTAAPTSGAGLSGFPRRSVLAVLVCWLLVVFDGYDLIVYGTVQGSLISDTGWGLTKATAGTIGSMAFVGMMIGAVFAGRMSDTWGRRRTIIGCAIVFSAFTILCAFAPNAPVFGGLRLLAGIGLGGLVPSANALVAELVPEKWRSTIATLMMSGVPIGGSLAALVGIPLIPAFGWPIMFLVAVVALVVVIPLGFRYLPETLAPKTTGGSTAKESVGFGSLLRAPYLGTSLLFAIGTLVTLFAWYGLGTWLPNLMQLAGYNLGSALTFALALNLGAVAGSVLTAWAGTRFGPIPTAIAAAAVAAVALVVLVSGPPVAVVYFMLVLAGVGTHGTQCLIIAAVASHYPAHLRGTALGWALGVGRIGAVAAPQAGGLLLAAGLGVNSNFLAFAGAAAAAAVLLAAVGIKIKKSTAVGVSNV
- a CDS encoding FAD-dependent oxidoreductase, which encodes MSNVKASTDVLVVGGGMAGLAGALALRENGAGVTLVEVAPAFGEVGAGLQMAPNASRVLKRWGLLEKALEIGVQPKHLVFRDAITGEELTRQTLGGEFEERYGAPYVVIHRSDLHRILLEACQEAGVTLVNDVLVQKVETDGDRARAYAAKGEVFEADAILAADGLKSTLRGTVANDGPVNSAYVAYRGTVPITEETPAADLEDVIVYLGPDCHLVQYPLRKGQLLNTVAVFKSPSFERGEEQYGGVDELEAAYKDCVPAVQEALKNLATGIRWPMYDRDPIENWVSGRMALIGDAAHPMLQYLAQGACQALEDAAVLQDVAREKVFTPEGIDAGAWEAAFRGFNEARAARTARVQRTARIWGESWHVGGVARVLRNMLFKSRGDNNFQYNDWLYGRGEPGVPAEVPAGVPAGSRLVEA